A region of the Muricauda sp. MAR_2010_75 genome:
TTCAACTAAAACCACAAAAAGCTGGTGGACCCTACACCATAAAATTTAAAGGAAAAAATGAGGTCTCCGTAAATGATGTTCTTTTTGGAGATGTCTGGCTCGGAGCTGGGCAGTCAAACATGGTGACGCCCATGGAGCGAGTCAAGGAAAAATACCCCGATGAAGTGGCCAACGCCAACTATCCTGAAATTCGGAATTTCTTTATTCCAACCCTTTCCAGCGTAGCTGGACCGGAAAAAGATTTGCCCGCTGGAGAATGGAAACCAGCTGTGGCGGGAGATATCATGCCAATGGGAGCGGTGACCTTTTTCTTCGCCAAAGACCTTTATAAAAAATACGGAGTTCCTATCGGAATTATCAATTCGAGTGTAGGAGGTACGCCCATCGAGTCTTGGATCAGTGAAGATGGTTTTAAGGAGTTTCCGAGTGATTTGGCAACCATCCAAAGAAATAAAGATGAAAATTATTCTAGACAATTTACCACAAGACCTCCTGCTCCAGATGAGCAGCCTGAAATTAAGGATGAGGGTCTAACCGGGCCTATTAAATGGTATGAAAATGAATATCAACCTAAAGGTTGGAATAACTACTACATTCCAGGATATTGGGAAGACCAAGGGTTAAGAGACTTGAACGGCGTAGTGTGGTTTCGCAGGGAATTGGAAATCCCTGATGCGCTGGCCGGGGTTGAAGCCAAACTTTTTATGGGTCGAATTGTGGATGCCGATGAGGTATATGTCAACGGTACCAAAATCGGAAATATCACCTATCAATATCCACCCAGACGATATACGGTTCCCGAAGGTTTGTTAAAGAAAGGCAAGAATCTTGTTGTAGTTCGGGTCACTAATTCTGGTGGAAAAGGAGGCTTTGTCCCCGACAAAAATTATGAACTCATAGCCAATGGTATCAGCGTTGACCTAAAAGGAGAATGGCAGTACAAAGTGGGAGAAGTCTTTAAACCTATTCGAAGGGGCCGGAGAGGAGGGGGCTACAATCCATTTTGGGCCCAGAACCAACCTACGGCACTCTACAATGCCATGATTGCCCCATTGACCAACATGTCCATTAAGGGGATGTTGTGGTATCAAGGCGAATCCAATACAGGTCGACCAAAAGCCTATGCCGATTATCTTCCGGCACTCATTAAGGATTGGCGAGAAAAATTCAACAAACCCAATGGCCCTTTTCTATGGGTGCAATTGGCCAACTTTCAGGATGTGGATTACCTTCCCACTGAAAGTAATTGGGCCGAACTCCGATTTTCGCAGTTCAAGACACTTTCGGTTCCCAATACGGCCATGGCCGTCATCATCGATTTAGGGGAATGGAACGATATTCATCCCTTAAACAAGGAAGGGGTAGGAAAAAGATTGGCTTTGGGAGCCTTAAAATTGGCCTATGGTGAAGATGTTGTGCATTCAGGACCTATTTTCAAGTCCTCAGAAATCCAAGGGGATAAAATTGTACTGCATTTTGATTCTGTAGGAAGCGGATTGGTTTCCAGTGATGGAGAACCGTTGCACCGATTTGAAATTGCAGGGCAGGACCAAGAATTTGTGTGGGCCGATGCCCAAATTGTTGGAAACACGGTTGTGGTTGAAAGCGATGAAGTTCCCCGTCCGGCTTATGTCCGCTATGCTTGGGCCGATAATCCCAGAGGTGCCAATCTCTACAATAAGGAAGGTTTGCCAGCATCGCCATTTCAAAATTTTGATAATGAGGAACTGAACCAATTGCCTTGGCAAGGCAAAAAAGCGGCGGTCATCCTTACGTATGATGATGCCTTGAATGTTCATTTGGACAATGTGGTTCCTTTACTGGATTCCCTGAATTTAAAAGGGACTTTCTATGTATCCACTTTTTCGGAAGCCTTCAGAAATCGACTGAACGATTGGAAACGGATTACATGGAATGGCCACGAGCTGGCCAACCACACCATTTTTCATCCCTGTATTGGTAAAGAGAGCAGGCCATGGGTAAAACCGGATTATGATATGGCCACGTATACCGTTCAACGTTTGGTGGATGAAATCAAGATCAACAACACCCTATTGGAAGCTTTGGACGGCAAAAAGGATAGAACCTTTGCCTACACCTGCGGTGATTTCACGGTAAATGGAGATGATTTTTTCATTGATGAACTAAAAGATGATTTGGTGGCGGCACGGGCCGTGCGCTCGGAAATGCATACCATTGATGAGGTGGACCTTTTTAATATGGATAGCTATGCCATAGTGGATGCCACTGGAGATGAGATGATTGACATGGTGAAGAAAGCAGTGGAGACTAACTCCCTGCTTATCTTTCTTTTTCATGGCGTGGGGGGTGAGCACTCCATGAATGTTTCGCTCCCGGCTCATAAACAACTGCTGGAATATTTAAAACAACACGATAACGAAGTTTGGACCGCACCACTCATTGATGTGGCAAAAAATGTTAAAGCATATCAATCCAAGACAAAAACAAACTAAAATGAAAGCATCACATTGTATCATATTTATTTGTGTGTTGACCGGCTTTTACGGAAATGCACAATTCTTTTTATCTCCTGAAGAGCGGGATAGCATAAACAGATATGGAAGAATAAACCATGAAGACATGATGGAACAGTTGGGCATCACGGAATTAAGGCGTGGCCGAACTCCTGATCAGTCTGCCGAGAATGCGGCCAACTATGATCAGTCAAAAGCGGATCCATGCCCAGAATTGCCTGAGATATTGGTGACCAATAAGGGCAAAAAAGTCAAGGATGCGGAGGATTGGTGGACTATACGCCGACCAGAGCTAGTTGAGGACTTTGAACGTGAGGTATATGGTAGATCGCCCAAAAACATTCCAGATGTTACTTGGACCGTAAAGGTGGAGGACAAAGAATTTGTCCGTAGAACACCTGTTGTGGTAAAACAATTGGTGGGTCATGTGGACAATAGTTCCTATTCTTCCATCAATGTGGACATTAATGCTATATTGGTGGTTCCTGCCAATGTTGAGGGGCCAGTGCCCGTTTTGATTATGTTCGGGCGACCTTCGTTTCCTGCCCCTGCACAACCTTCGGAAGAGGATATGGAAACCCTCAATGCTTCTTTTAAGGAGTTGATGGTCAAGCACGACCCTAAATTAAAAGCGATATTCGATAAATACCCAGCATATAGTCCCATTACAAGACTGCCTGGTCCAAATTTCTGGGAACCTTTACCTGAAGGTGATCTTCCCTCAACAGAACAATTGCTGAATGCAGGTTGGGGTTATGTCACACTTGACCCATCGAGCATACAAGCCGATAATTCTGCCGGGCTTACCCAAGGGATCATTGGCTTGGTCAACAAAGGGCAACCCCGTAAACGCGATGAATGGGGAGCGTTGCGTGCTTGGGGATGGGGAGCCAGTCGAGTTCTGGATTACTTGGAAACCGATGCCATGGTTGATGCCAAAAAAGTGGGTATTGAAGGCGTATCTCGTTATGGGAAGGCCGCTTTGGTCACCATGGCCTTTGACCAACGCTTTGCTACAGGTTTGATTGGGTCATCAGGTAAGGGTGGTGTAACACTACATCGACGTTCGTATGGCGAATCCGTTGAGAACTTGGCAGGAATGGGTGCATCACACTGGATGTCAGGGAATTATATGAAATATGCCGCCGCCAAGTCCACTTTTGGAAGTAAAACAGGATGCGATTTACCTGTTGATTCCCATGAGTTGATTGCACTCTGTGCACCAAGGCCCACATTTATTAGCTATGGCATTCCCGAGCAAGGAGATGCCCATTGGTTGGACCAAAAAGGAAGTTATATGGCTACTATAGCGGCCGGTGAAGTTTTCAAATTATTGGGCGCAAAGGATCTTGGCGTTTCCAACGATTATTTAAAGGAAGAAATGCCGCCTCACAACACCGATATGCTGGATGGGGAATTGGCGTGGCGCCAGCATGATGGCGGACATACGGATTGGCCCAACATGAAATATTTTATCCCTTGGGCCAATAAATTCTTGGAGTATCAGAAAGCACCCCGCTAAACGGGAATAAATTTATTTACTCTCAATTTCAACGGTAGCCAATTCCAAACCGCTGGAGGCCGCCGTTATTTTAATTACTCCGGGTTGTCCATCTTTTGATCTTACAATTCCCAATGCCAATCCGCTAAAGGCATTTCTTTTGGGTGAAGGAAACTCGGTCATATCGCATGGGTTTCCATTATCGGTTGCTATTAACGCTCCCGGACCATCAACGGTAAATTCAATTTCATTTTCAGCATTGGCCACAAAATTTCCGTCTTCATCCAGCACCCTTACAGTTATGTAGGCCAAATCCAAGCCATCGGAATTAATGGTATTTCTGTCTACCTCTGCTTCTAGTTTTGTTGGAACACCGGTAGTTTTTACAATTTCCTCAGCCCAAACCTTACCGTTTTTATAGGAAACTGCCTTTAGTTCCCCTGGTTGATATAGTACATCATCCCATCGTAACCGGTATTCAAATTCCCCTTTTTTCCTTTTTCCAAGTGATTTACCATTTAGAAACAATTCTACCTCATCGCCAGAAGTGAAGATATGCACTGGCGTAACCTTGCCAACCCGGTCGGGCCAGTTCCAGTGGGGTAAAATATGCACCATGGGCAGGTTGGGTCGCCAACGGGCTTGGTACAGGTAGTACCTATCTTTGGGAAAACCTGCCAAATCAATAATGCCATTGTACGAGCTTCTACAATTATAGTATGGGGTGGGTTCTCCCAGATAATCAAATCCGGTCCAAACAAACTCTCCGGCCGAATAAGGATGTTTATCGAGTGAAGCAAAAACCTTATCGGCAGAGGATCCAAAATCCACTGCATACAGCTCATAGGCACTTACTTGTGAAATACGATCATCCTTGCCATTTCCGTTTAACATTGGGGCACTTGTTTTATCCGTTACGGGAAACAAATAGATTCCTCGACTACTGGCTGCAGAAGCTGTTTCGCTGCTCAAAATCACTTTATCGGGAAATTTTTCATGGAAAGGTCCATATTGTGGCTTTGTTTTTATGCGATTTGTAACCTTGTCGAAAACTGGGTCTTGTCGGATACCCTCACCTTGATAATTGAAGCTGATCACATCCATCACCGTTGGAAACGGCATATCGGATTTTGCCCAATTCATGGCGCTTGTCGTTAAACGTGTGGGGTCTTCATCTTTGATTACTTCAACTAATTTCCTTCCTATATCAGCGCCCTCTTCATCAGTGTATTGCTCGCCTACTTCATTGCCGTAACTCCAAATGATTATGGATGGGTGATTTTTATCGCGACGTACCATGGCCCGTGCATCGGCTTCATACCAATCTGGAAAAATTAAATGAAAATCGTGCGGCGTTTTTTTACGTTCCCAAGAATCGAAAACTTCATCAATGACCAAAAAACCCATTTCATCACATAAATCCAACAATTCCGGTGCTGGTGGATTATGAGCCATTCGGATGGCATTACACCCCATTTCTTTCAAGATCTCCAATTTGCGTTCTGCGGCTCGAACATTAAATGCAGCACCCAATGCGCCCAAATCGTGATGTTCATTGACCCCTTTTATTTTAACTAACTCACCATTTACCAGAATGCCTTGATTTGGGTCGAACTCCAATGAGCGAAGTCCAAAAGAGGTATCGTATGAATCGATGACTTTTCCATTTTTTGAAATTGTCGTAATGGCTTTATATAAGTTTGGTGTTTGTGTTGGAGGTGG
Encoded here:
- a CDS encoding sialate O-acetylesterase, translated to MKNVLLVAGLLFAIVGNAQIKLPRLISDGAVLQRDEKIRIWGWASPNEKVEMFLKGKKYSTTADQHGDWAIQLKPQKAGGPYTIKFKGKNEVSVNDVLFGDVWLGAGQSNMVTPMERVKEKYPDEVANANYPEIRNFFIPTLSSVAGPEKDLPAGEWKPAVAGDIMPMGAVTFFFAKDLYKKYGVPIGIINSSVGGTPIESWISEDGFKEFPSDLATIQRNKDENYSRQFTTRPPAPDEQPEIKDEGLTGPIKWYENEYQPKGWNNYYIPGYWEDQGLRDLNGVVWFRRELEIPDALAGVEAKLFMGRIVDADEVYVNGTKIGNITYQYPPRRYTVPEGLLKKGKNLVVVRVTNSGGKGGFVPDKNYELIANGISVDLKGEWQYKVGEVFKPIRRGRRGGGYNPFWAQNQPTALYNAMIAPLTNMSIKGMLWYQGESNTGRPKAYADYLPALIKDWREKFNKPNGPFLWVQLANFQDVDYLPTESNWAELRFSQFKTLSVPNTAMAVIIDLGEWNDIHPLNKEGVGKRLALGALKLAYGEDVVHSGPIFKSSEIQGDKIVLHFDSVGSGLVSSDGEPLHRFEIAGQDQEFVWADAQIVGNTVVVESDEVPRPAYVRYAWADNPRGANLYNKEGLPASPFQNFDNEELNQLPWQGKKAAVILTYDDALNVHLDNVVPLLDSLNLKGTFYVSTFSEAFRNRLNDWKRITWNGHELANHTIFHPCIGKESRPWVKPDYDMATYTVQRLVDEIKINNTLLEALDGKKDRTFAYTCGDFTVNGDDFFIDELKDDLVAARAVRSEMHTIDEVDLFNMDSYAIVDATGDEMIDMVKKAVETNSLLIFLFHGVGGEHSMNVSLPAHKQLLEYLKQHDNEVWTAPLIDVAKNVKAYQSKTKTN
- the galB gene encoding beta-galactosidase GalB produces the protein MIQRTNHYFVTIALLFLAACNPNPATKTIQKTREHISINQDWRFFKYESSTVADDLYYDVRPEVTNVNDSKAADTPATEAEKLKASEKVLKPYILPTANAFIKDKSTHHIRPEGNPGMDFPFVQSAFNDDDWEKVTIPHDWAIKGPFQEGDTAEVTGGMGRLPSNGVAWYRKKIDITNTDKNKSVFLDVDGIMSYAMVWLNGNLVGGWPYGYNSWRLDLTPYLNFEGDNQLAIRVDNPNHSARWYPGAGIYRNIWLTKTNKVHIAHWGTTVSTHNVSEDSATVDFSVSVDNDSETSAEIDVVTKIYALEDSVSVVALLPKETLTIASGKSKKISGNTTIKNPKLWGPPPTQTPNLYKAITTISKNGKVIDSYDTSFGLRSLEFDPNQGILVNGELVKIKGVNEHHDLGALGAAFNVRAAERKLEILKEMGCNAIRMAHNPPAPELLDLCDEMGFLVIDEVFDSWERKKTPHDFHLIFPDWYEADARAMVRRDKNHPSIIIWSYGNEVGEQYTDEEGADIGRKLVEVIKDEDPTRLTTSAMNWAKSDMPFPTVMDVISFNYQGEGIRQDPVFDKVTNRIKTKPQYGPFHEKFPDKVILSSETASAASSRGIYLFPVTDKTSAPMLNGNGKDDRISQVSAYELYAVDFGSSADKVFASLDKHPYSAGEFVWTGFDYLGEPTPYYNCRSSYNGIIDLAGFPKDRYYLYQARWRPNLPMVHILPHWNWPDRVGKVTPVHIFTSGDEVELFLNGKSLGKRKKGEFEYRLRWDDVLYQPGELKAVSYKNGKVWAEEIVKTTGVPTKLEAEVDRNTINSDGLDLAYITVRVLDEDGNFVANAENEIEFTVDGPGALIATDNGNPCDMTEFPSPKRNAFSGLALGIVRSKDGQPGVIKITAASSGLELATVEIESK